The genomic interval ataaaatttccatttgctggtcactagagggagcaattcccaaaattgcagcattggcatgtggcaaagcaacctcattgctttatgctacaaaattggagaagacgcactcgctctagtgtcctcacacaatcccccctcccttatcctggctagtgccaggagaaaggagggggttgaatgttcaaacctcctacactgtgtgctgccattttttgagcaaatgcacagtgtaggaggattagatacagtggtaaatacacagtataacactaacatacacaaacataacttacctgctcctgccgccgccgctcctagtccttgcttctgaacatatggacggaagccgcgaccggaagtagtcatcttactgtccggccgtggcttccggtccacatgaaaatggtgccggatgtcgctcggccgaagaccttccttttggactatgtgggagcggcgcatgcgccattcccatacagacggcgtacgctatagtgaatgaaaCGGCTCccattcacattctctatggggatgtatgtgccgtattccatctctgtatgtgacgtTAATCGACacgtagaaataaaaaaaaaaatggcagcccccatagagaagtaaaagaaagaaaaaagtaaaacacaaataaataaaatgtattttaataacctactaaaagcaataacataaaaaTTTTTTCCCCCTGACACCTGTCCTTTTAACATATACACCGGGTAAAGCTCTCGTCCTAcatgttaaacgtaggctgtgactgatgcctagcagtggcatccgtcaccatagaGCTTTTCTGGTGTATGTTTAATGAAAGGCTATTAAAAACGCTCATGATGAATACGTTAGACATAGACCTGTGATGTATGCCTTGCAGTGGCATTtgtcacccattgactttaatgttaaAAAGAAGTATATCATGCAGTATACGTATTTTTGCGGGTACCCGCGGGATAGAGTGGCGTAGTCTACTGTTatattccatcctccaaaaaagTATACTGATATATtgcccttttggcctccgtcgggataGTATACAATTGTGCCGTAACAGCAGGCTTGCAGAAGAGACAGCCTTGGGGTCTGTTCAAGGTTCCCAGGGCTGTCTGCAGAGGGAAACCTGGTGACATTATTGAAGGAGGCAATCTCTTTTTGAACATTCTGCAGTCACGGGCCGCGGTGATCAAAGGGTTAGATGGCAGGAACCTGCGGTCCCTCCAAACCCTGCCGTACTCGGCAGACTTCGTTAAGAACAGAAGCTGTTAGTAACCGCTCCtgcttaggccacatgcacaagaACGTAAAATCGCCAATAATTACCggcccattcatttccatggccgacgggcaccttcccgtatgtctacgggaggatgtccgtgccatagaaacttgccaaagaaaataggacatgtcctattttttcattttactgaCCGAgctccaatactttataatgggagcacggctcataAAAACAGCCGGCTGTCATTTTTACGAGTTGacggtttttaccacacggtgaaagccgtaaaacgaaacccaaaccacaattgaggaatcgcagtttttttcaaacttcagcccgcaaataattttttttcagtttcccagtaaattacgtggaactataaggccctgttcacactaagtttttttgcagggagaaaattctgcctggaaaaatcagctccattttatttcttttttgtcgcGTTTTTTACCATTTTCTTAAACAGGCAAAGCGAAAAACCGCGAGCGGTTAATGACCTAACCCACGTCAATTACCGCGCCAGCATGTTTTCCATctctgattgatttcaatggaatttttgaggtggaaaacgccaagatagtgcatgtcgcttcttttttcccacaatgggaggcaatttcggccattttttgctgcggtttccatGGCAATAAACTTGTCAAATAAAACTCTGTGTCAACAAGgcctaaatggtaccaaaagaaactacagctcctccctgaAAAAATAAGCcgccctcacaccactatattgacggaaaaataaaaaagttatggctcttggaatgcagggagagaaaaacgaaaatcaaaaaacgGCTTAGTCCCAAAGGGGTTAAACTCCATGAGAATCTCCAACCGTATTTTAGATTCATGTGGAGCATATTTTCCTGCACTTGGGTATAAAGGATTGTGTTAGTTTGCAGTGCAACTTAGAATGCGTCATCTTTTCGGGGATAAAGTTAATATAGTATCATTTCAGCAGTGTCAGGCGGTGTAGGAATAAACcgcattgacaaggggaatagtaacacccaagttgtcaatttgttcatacatttccaggaggcatAACGGAGCAGCGAAATATAGACTcttagaatttatttttatttattttttggttttttttcccaaGAATTGATGTTTTATGGAGAATGCAGGTAGTTACTACAACTGAGCcgccagctctcctgacatgtctttgtTCACTTGGGTAATCTAGTCACTAGACTCTGTAAGACATAATTTGACAAGTAAACTTGCGCTGCAAATGGTAAGCCTTTTCATGCTGGGCCTTCCCTGTAGTGGAGACGCAGAGGAcatatggatttttctttgtaatTCTTGGCAAGTAAAACCTGGGACTCCAAGATCCCGCAACAATAAGAGGTTCATACAAGGCAATCCTATTATCATGAAGAAAACCTCTCCCAAGTGATGAGCATATTGCTCCATCTAAGCGCTGTAGAATAAGAGACTAGATCCTGTATGTCTGCCAAGAATAAGCGTTTATCAAATTGTGGCTTGGTTTGTGTTCTCTTCTGAGTTAAGCATTGCTTATAGCACAATAATTGTTTTGCATTAGTCACAGGATTGTTTAGAAACCTAATTTGGCTTCATAGTAGAAATACTCTTGGGCCCTTTTTTTCTAATTCTCACGTGCCCACTTAGTAATTCAGTTTGTGATTGGTACCCCTGCCAGGCCTAGGTTCCACTACGTGTGAGTTATGTGGAGCATGCTTCGAGACCCGGAGGGGCCTATCCAGCCACGCACGCTCCCACCTGCGGCACCTCGGGGTGCCAGAGTCGGAGAGCAGTGGGGCTCCCATTGACCTGCTGAACGAGCTGGCTAAACAGGGCAAGATGCCGAAAGACGAGAGCTTAATGGGGGCCAAGAAGGTGGCAAGCCCCCAGCCAGGAACCCCCAAGGCCCAGTGGGGGGAGGAGGACGGGCCTCTGAATCTGAGTGAGTGGTGTTGGGGGCCACTTTGGCCACAAGGGATGGGGCGTGAGGCTTTTTTCAGGGCTTTTTGGTGGGTAGATGCCGTCACCTCTTGTACTATACAGCCTATCTTGCCCCCTTTCTTACTTCATTCCTTTCTTCTTTCCTTGTTTCCATTCTTTCATCATCTCTCCTGTTGCATGTTACCTCTTCGGTCTGTTTCCTTCCCTGTATTATTTCCTTACCCCCTTATATTCATAAACTTTGTTATATTTTtaatcatgtatgtatacatttttCATGCATCATCTTTCATTACTCACCCATTTCCTCATTTCATTTGTgttgtctacttttttttttctcccccttcCCGTCCCTGTGTCATTCCTTCATTTCACAGCTGTAGAAGGTGAAACCAGCAGAGAAAATGACTGTCAGTTTTGTGGTGCTTGGTTTGAGACTCGAAAAGGCTTATCCAGCCATGCCCGTGCTCACTTGCGCCACTTGGGAGTGAATGACCCGGATGCTAAAGGTGCCCCAATTGCAGCTCTCAACTCTCTAATCAAAAGTGAAGAGTTCAAGAAGAGACTGTCTGGACACATGCCGGCTGATGATGGTCTTACCAAAACTTCTGTTGATGGCACGTCCAAAGAACCTGGCACAGATCTGAACCAGGCAAACAGCACAAAGGTCAAAGAAGCCAGCGTATTCCCCAAGAGGGTTGAAGGAGCCAACAAAGGGAATGATGACTCCTCTGCTGAGGTATCTGATGACAGTCCCCGCTCTGCGCCAGCAGAGAGCAGCTTAAAGTTAACTGACAGCATGGGACCAATAGAGACTTCCACACACTTCAAATGTCCCAGTGGGTCAGgaaacagtacccagataaaaatAGTTGAAGCCGGTGCCCCACACGTTTTATCATCTGATGTTGGTCACCATACCAAATTAGTGGAGGCTGCAAGCTCCCACGGAAAGCCAGAGAATGTGCGCCTTCATGGCAAGATGGAATCCGCCAACCAACCCAAAGCCTCAATAACTGGGCTCGGTCATCCCAGGCCATCTCAATCTCACACTCCACCTACCAAAAAGCTGAAGATGTCTCCCTCACACTTTAAACCCAACATGGAGTCTTACTGGTCACAAAAAAATGCCTCGACTCCACTTAATCTATGTAAGTATAATGCTGTCTGCCTAATACATGCTGGGAACAGGAAAGATACCATAAATGGTTTCAGATTAGCCTTGGTGATAATTGGGCACGAAGTGTGTTCACGAGCATCTGTAATTATTTTTGGGGGCATTTAGTAGATGCAAAAGGGAAGAAGCGCAAGACTATCCGCACAGCATGTAAATGCAAGCCTTCTCTCCTACAACAGGCTCACTCTCTATCAGGACATATCACAGGAGCCTCCCCGGCCAGCAAGAAGAACAGAGAGGGCTCACATTTGCATACCGTGTGGGTAATCTTTCGGACCTTGATTAGTTTCTTCCAAGTGCGCCACTATCTTTGCTTTAGCGGGGTAGTTTGGAGGAAACCATGTAGGCTTTCACTGTACATTGGTTATTTTGCTCATCGTCAAGATCGATGCACCTAAAGGGGGTATTGGTAGAACAGAAAGTATGTGGTCTCTTGggccattttgttattttatggggaatgcaagaaTTTACGAATACCCACATGTTGTGAGAGGTGACAGGCCCTCTCTATCACCTTCATTCTGAGGAGCTGTGAGGAAGTGATGCCATATCCtagtgacacaatcatttctgtaGATGTCCGGTCTAGATGGTAACTTTTTCTGATAGGGTCTGCAATCTACTTATCGCATAGTAATCAGTAGGTTACATACAATACCAGCATAAACGGGAAAAATTAGATGATATAGCCTCTTCATGAAAATCTCAGATTCACACCCATTGTGACCACAGACTTGTATtggtttaaagtgtacctccacttgTGATCGCCCACCTGACTAGATTCCTGCACGCTGAATGGTACAGTTGGTATGACGACTGGACGGCGGTTGAGTATCGTGCATGGGCCTAATTCTGATAGGCCCTGTGCATGAAACACTCCAGGCGTCTTACCCAGCTTGCAGGAGTGTCTCTCCACGCTCGATGTCAGGACGGAGGTCACAAGTGGAGCTGCACTTTAATGAGGAAATTGCGATATCCCCTAATTGTCAATTGTTACTCTACTATTATAATGTTTGTACTCTGATGCAAGGTCAGGGGAGATGTATACAAACTTAGAAAGGTTTTATTACGGTCAGTAGCCAGCGGTGCATAGTTGGCAATTGGCACCAGTTTATGTATATAGAGTAGCTCTGTATTATCTGTACATCTATGTAACCGTGGCAAAGTTACCGAATCTTTGCTGTGTGATTATTAATctgtgcagcttttttttttttttttaatgttgtttttcTTTGCTGCATGGTTGTTGCTTTCGGCGATTTTGCGCATGGGAGATTTGTGAGCGGAGACCTGTGGAGCTTTATGTATTATGTGCTGCTGACACTAACTTTCTTCTTTCTGCAACTAATAGTAATGCTaccttatccccccccccccccagtacatACCCTTCTGTGAATGTTCTACTCTACTCCATACCAAGACCTCTAAGCCATGTGCTATTCCATCTACTGAATAGTGCCCTGAACTTCTCTAAAGCGGGCACCAAATTCTTATAACATTGCCTCCCGGGCTgcgtggctccatttggttgctgCCACAGCACCAATCAGACCAGAAGGTGCTGTAACGGATGTGTGACTGGGTAGCCAGTGGCACTGTTCAGCCACCCTACGCATCACACTGAGCATCTTCTAGATGATCTTTATTAAAGGGGTCTGTCTGATGACGAGAATATATGGATATCATATTGGAATTACTATGTTCGCCAAAGCAGAGAGCCGCTAAGTAAGCGCAGCCCCGCAATGGTGGATTTGATTCAGCCATGAATTACATAGTTACCTACTTATTTTAATTGGcgccatgtaatattacatttctcaTGCAGTGGCTGGGGCAAAATAATTGTGCGGCTGGGCTAGACTTCACCAGTAAGAACCCGATTACCAGGGGCTCAAGGAGACCGACCTGTGGCCACTTTTAGAGAAGACGTTGTCTTGACCCCTTTTTTATTGAGCAATTCCAATAACCTATTGGGGACCAGCTATTTAAGACATTCAATGGTGTATTCTGGAGGATTCGGCAATACGCGTCAAAACAAGCCGCAGCACCCCCTCCCCCTTACACATGAATTTTTTGTTTTCGACTGTATCCATATTCGTTTTTGTACTCTGCATTGTCTTGCATGGCTCAAGCGAGCGCCTTGGCTTTATCCTTCAATTCCTGCCTCACTTTCTCTGTTTGAAGATTGTGTACCAGTTTTTGTCTtgatttgattttatttttttatgacacATCGCATTGATGCCAGAGAAAGGACTTAACGCTTTGCTTTGCTACTGACCACTGAATCTTTGTACTTGTAATGTTTCATGGTCTTGTTTGGTGCACACCTAGATGTCTTGCCTAGCCTTTGGGTGATGTGGGCACTTCAAACTCTCATTAAGCTATTATGGTGCCCACCGTTCTAGAAACATGTAAATTATTGTGCAACACTGTTAAAGGGAGTTGTGGACATCCTGTTTTTATTAACGTAGGCTAAGCCACATGAGTATGTGGAAATCCTATACTGCCCCATGCCACACTTTTGTTTTTCAAGGCAACCATTTATTTGTCGTCCCCTCCTTCCTCAGCCCCAAGTTCGGAAGAAGTCCGCTGCGAGTTCTGCGGCGAGTTCTTTGAGAACCGAAAGGGCCTGTCGAGCCACGCACGCTCCCACCTGCGCCAGATGGGCGTCACAGAGTGGCATGTCAACGGCTCACCCATCGACACTCTGAGGGAGATCTTGGCCACAGGGAACTGCCCCAGATCGGCCAACAGAATTGGAGGCCCCAACTCGGACAAGCTCCTCTCACATCATCCACCCTCTTCCCCCTCTGGATCCCACCCGTTCAGTGGGTTATCTCCAACAATGCAACGCAAGCCGCCTCGGCTTCCCACCTTCACGGCCAGCGAGTGGCCCGCCGATCTGTCACCTCTGAACTTGTGTAAGTGGGCCAGTGATCCGCAGGCTCTACATGTACATTGCTCGTCATCTTCATCGCTTTCCATCTTGTCTGTTGCATTCATCTTTCAGTCCAAGATCCCTTCCTCTTTACGAATAACGCTTACTTAGGTCTAGGCTCAGGATTTGGTTTATTGACTCTAGGTTAGAGAGACTGTACAAGTGTTGATTATAGTCCATAGGCATATTTTGCTTGTTGAAATCTTAGCTTTATGACTGCTTTGCATTCTTACTAGGCTTCCATGACTGTGGGAGTAGGAAACTGAAATTGGATAGTTTTACATTGGAAGTGGTTTCTATTTCTTACAGCTTGTTTTTAGGGTATTGTTGAAGGTACTTGTGGTGTATGATTCAGATTTTTGGTGATGACTGCCCTGAAGCAAACAGTCTGATACAAGCCCAGTAACGTACGGGGGAAGGAGCGCAGAAAGATGGCAGCATCATAGCATCCCACCCTAAGTTTGATATGCAGTGAATTCCATGATGCTCAACTTTTTGACTGTATAAGCAGAAAGTTTAGTAAGATTTGCAAATGTTGGTGCTATTACACAATGTAATTTTATTCTGATTCCCTTTAGTCCACTTCATGAGGCCGTAATAACCATCAGATTGCACCATTTATatgtttaaagtgaaagtcagaGTCCGGTCTTTCCATGTAAGCCATCCCGAACTAacgtattttttttctctttgattGTTGGACACGACCAGGGTGCATGTGCGTGTTTTGAGCTTTTATTAGGGAGTGACTATCTGGCTGCTTGTGTGAATACTGGAGTATATCCGGCTATTGCTCTTTTGTATTTTCTCCCCTTTTCAGTGTGATCCTTCCCATTTGCTTTTTCATTATTtaaccgtttttgtttttttccccggaCTACTGTTTTTGCTTTTGTTGTCCTTCCTAAACTTTCATTCTTTCCTCTCTCCAGCCTCTCGAGCAGACCCCACCCGTGACATCCGCTGTGAGTTCTGCAATGAATTTTTTGAGAACCGCAAGGGACTGTCTAGTCACGCCCGTTCTCATCTACgccaaatgggtgttacggaatGGCACGTGAATGGCTCACCTATTGACACACTGCGTGAGATTATACGCAAAAGACGCCCAGCGCCACTACATCAACTTTCTACCATTAAGAAGGAACCTCGAGGAGATGATGAACCACCCAGTCCATCGCAGAGACTGTCTCCCCTTGGCATCGGCTCTCAAGGAATGGCTCGAGATCTGTCCGTGTCTCCTCATGGGCGTCCCCACAACAACTTTCTGTCTCCAATGCCAGCTAAAAGGCCAGTTTCCCACGGACCAAGGCAGTCTGATCCAAGGGGCTTTGTGAATATAGAGCCAAAGACTTGCAATCAGTCTAAAACTTACTTACAGGGAGATGCTAGGCCAAAAACCTACATTCAAGATGATGGTAGgcccaagacctttcttcaaaGTGATGGGAGACCCAAAACGTTTTTGCAGAGTGGCGATGGGAGGCCGAAGACTTTCATTCATGAAGGCAGACCAAAGGGCTTCTTGACAGGTGATCACAGACCCAAGCAATTCGTGCACGGGGAGCTCAAGCCCAAGGCATATTTGCAAGGTGACGGTAGACCCAAACCATATCTTCCTGGGGATGGAAAGCCCAAACACTTCATGCATGGTGACAGCAAGCCTAAGGTTTATTCCCCAGATGGCAAGCCAAAGGCTTACATCCAGACGGAACTTCCTTTCAAGGTGAAGGTGAAATCCTCTCCAGAGAAGAATGTTACGTCATGTAAGTTGAACATTTTATGAAGCGGATTGCTTTTTTTACAATATTTGTAATGTTCTCATCTCTCATCTTCCACTTGTTCCCCCACAACCTTTTTCCTTTTGCAGTAGAGGCATGCTGTGAGCTATGCGGACTTTTCTTTGAAAACCGTAAGGCTCTTGCTAGCCATGCTCGAGCTCACCTTCGTCAGTTCGGCGTCACAGAATGGTGCGTCAATGGATCTCCAATAGAAACACTACGTGAGTGGATGAAACAGCGGCCTCAAAAGGCTGGAGCTTATCTCAGTTATATTCAAGGAGGGCGTCCTTACACTAAAAAGTTTAAGCGTGCTTTACAATCGCCAAAGCCTGGAATGACTGAAAGGGAGAGTCAAGCTGTTGTCCCAGGGAAAGCTTTGGAAACCGAACGGATTGTTGGAGCACATGGGGCAGCAAATGAAAAGCCGTCAGAAGTACATGGGCACAGTAAGTGCATACATAGTTAAAAAGAATGATTGAAAAGTGTGTATATCCTTCATTTCTCAACGGCATATCCAATAAACAAAAATGAAccaactttgatgtaaaatatccCACCGTTTGGTTGTATAAACTAAGGAGATCTAGGGCTCCATGACGTCAAACTACAGACAGAAATCCTAAATGTGGTCTGATCCCACAATTGTTTTATTCCATCTTCTTGCCAACATACACACAGTAGAGAAGGGGCAAAGTAGtggtgtttgtagtctgtaaccagggAGACACAAAGGACTGCATAAGGGCTGTATGCACAAAACGGTAGAATGCAGTTTTGCAGGGCACGACTAGAGTATGGTCTAATCTGTATTCCTACTTGCAACAGAAACGGAGAGGCGTCATCCTAAGCCTGCGGAGATTCCACCTACACGGGATGAGACCGTCTCTGACCACCCTTCTAAAACGGAGGAGCCACGACCACCTGTAAGAGCTCGTCCTGTCCCTTCTTTGGTGCCAAGGCCGCCACAGACATCCTTGGTTAAGTTTGTGGGGAATATTTACACATTAAAATGCAGGTGAGTTTAAATAAATGGTAATTGGGTATGagacgttttatatatatatatatatatatatatatcaggtctaTGTGAATTAAAGTGGACCTAGCACATATAAAACAAGCTGGATAGCTTACGAGACGCTGCAATGCTAGTTTTCTTTCCCTGCTAGCCACCCACGTTCCTCTGCTATCAGCCCGGTAAGTATCAGTGCCCTGTAAGAGTAGACTGTCAAGTGGGCAGGCCCCAGCGCTCAATGCCAATCTCCGTCATGGACATGGAGCGCCGGGGCCTGCGCACTTGACAGTCTACTCTTACAGGGCACTGATACTTACCGGGCTGATAGCAGAGGAACGTGGGTGGCTAGCAGGGAAAGAAAACCTGTGCTCCAGCGACCGGTAAGCTATCCAGCTTGTTGTGTTAGATGatgtgacaggttcactttaaagcTTCCTGCTTTTGATGTTTTAGTATGATGTAGTGAACAATCTTCACATTCCCTCTTTGGGCAGCTGTAGAGGTGTATTAGATGTAGTGCAGTCAGTAATGTTGTGTCTAACTCTATATTTTgggtcattctcctcctctgctggCTTCTGTAAATGTTACATGTTCTCTTCATGCTTGCTGAGTGATGTCATGTAAAGCTGTGATGTGTGCACTGATCCAATCTGACGTCGTCCCCTTGCTGCTGCTGACCCTCCACTTTCCTTCTCATGCTGTTTCACTGCAACACAGCGAGAAACTAAGCGGCGGAGCGCTTCATCTGCTCagggggtatatattatatacagtagtataccgtTCCGCTAACACTTAGCTGAGGCATCTCGGTGCACAATGTCAGCTCCCCCCGGACGGTCCTCATGCTCTCTGCTGCCGTCGCCGCTCACCCCCCTCCCCCCGGATGGTCCCCATGCTTGTTTAACAAAGCTGAAAGCATGGGGACCATCCGGGGTAGATGAGCGGCGACGGCAACAGAGCGCATGAGGACCGTCCGGCAGGGGTGAGTGGCAACGGCAGCAGAGAGCATGGGGACCGTCTGGGGGAGGGGGGATGAGCGGTGacagcagcagagcgcatggggaccgggggggggggggtgagtggtGACGGCTGACCAAAACAAAGTGTTAGTGGACTAACCCTAAATAGTGCAGCGATTGCCCTGCGCTGCTCGTGTGGGCCACTATTGGCACAGGCAGGGCCCACCGGGTGATTTGGTGGGTCTGCTTGTGCCTGTATATGTTTGTGCCTGTATATCTGCCTCAGCATCCAGCCTGCAGCTGCTGTAACTGACCGCATATGATATTCCCTGCACTCCAGGCAGCCATACCTTCTGCGTTCTGGAGGAGTAGCGTCGATGCCGTCACATCAAGCCTGCTCTGCCATTGGCTATCCCAAATGTCAATAACTGTATGCTATCCAATAAGAATCGCTGATATGTTAATCACATATCAGCGATTCTAATTGGGTAGAATACAGTTACTGAGGGTAGAGGCTGGGCTGCATGTAACCGAACCGGGAAAAATAAATGCAAAGATGACGTCTTATCTGCGCTGTATTTCGGTTTcggttatttttctattaattggcgtgtatatgtatgtatgtgtgtatgtatatatgtgtatatatatatatatatatatatatatatattgctctgCCCTCTGCTGACTGTCCCAGTGAGTTGTCTGATTCTGTGGTAAATCTTAGCCATGTCTAGTCCACCACCTAGTAGTAAAAATGGTGCCCCCCATAATTCCCAGTAGTCAGTGGACTCTGTTTTCCACTAGTGGGCACATCGAGGTTACATTACAAGCACCACCATCCTCTACTCACCTGGGTGTCACACCAGAGCTCCTCCTGCCATCTCCTGACACTATATGCCCTCTACCGACAAATTGCATACagctacttttgttttttttatgttccaccaTCGACAAGATTGGTGCTGTTTCTCCAATCTTATACGGCTTACTTGGCTGAAGAGCCTCATCCAAAAATGAGTGGACTGTTATGAGTAGTCCTGGACCATAACTACCAATCTCATGCTTGTCCTGTACCAGTAGAAGCGGAATCCAATTGTATGGACTTAATCAGAAACCTAACAATCTCACAATATACCCGTAAAGCCACACCTTGCCAAAAACCGCAAGAGCATGCAGTATTACCTGCAAACCCCTTAAAAACAGTAATGCCTCATGCTGTCGTGGCTCTTGGTTGCAGCACGACTGCACGCCAGCCGAACTGTGGCCACTGCATGAAGCCTCACTCTCCGTCCCACATGCCTTACTTTCTAGTACAAGTATTATGTTTGTTACTTGATGCTTTATACAAGTGGAGACCTGAGGTGAATACTATCCTTGTAATCTGTAGGACTGGTGGTATTGGGGTTTATCAGTgaatattcacttttttttttttcttctccattcaacCAGGTTCTGTGATATCCAATTCCAAGGTCCCCTTTCCATCCAGGAGCAGTGGGTCCGTCATCTCCAACATCACATACTGGAAATGAACTTCTCTAAACAATCCAGCCCACCACATACTCCCTCATCAGAggagcagcagcctgagcctGCCAAAGCTCAGTAACCACAAACATCAACGTTACATCGACCAGATGAAGGGATAACGTGTCCTCTGGGCAATGGTGGCTAGCAGTTTGTAACACAAGTCTGGATGGGGTCTGAAATAAATAGATGGACCGTTTTAGAAGATGGTTAAATGGAGAAGAATGGTCTGGCCTTTGTGTGAAGATCCAAAAGCACCTTTTTGAGGTTGCATGAGCTGGTTTTGCAGTATGTACGGGGAGGGTTGGCGACGTAGACTTCTGtctctgtcaatggggaggtgttATGGAAGGTGTTGGACGGTAGGGTCTTCTTTTTAAAAGGCCTCTAATGCTGGCAAGTCATGAAGTTCCTACTACTTGGCCTGGGGTAATGAAGAATGTTGTGTATTCATTACGAGGTGGAAGAATAAAGCTGTGATCTGGTGACCTCTTCTATATGATAGGTGGGGGTTTCACTGTCCTTTTGGAAAgtggttttgattttttttgtctttggTCTTCCTTCATACTTTTTTAATCTTTTACCACTGTGCCCTCGACATATccgttttctttggcgttctggaGAATCTCCTGACTAGGTGTGAAGCTGGGATTGCAGAGCTTGTTGGAACTCTGCTGCGTCCTGATGTAGTTGCAGGGCTGATTTATCAGTTTTGGATTTTGACTGCACGCAATCCACTCCCCCTGGCACACTATGCCCTGCTTTTATTGTCTTTTAGTTCTTACTCCTGGTCATGGTTACCCAGTCATTGTGTGCATGTTTAAAGAGTGTGTACACTGTTGCAACCATTGTTTATTCATTGCATCTGAAAATAGCTATTTTGGAAGTAGTTTAGTCTCTCTAGCTCCTATGTAGATTATGGGTCTTCATGGTTACAGTCTACAAATAAACATAGTGTAGTCCTATCCTGCAGTCCTATGGTACTCCACCCCTTCTGCCGTCTGTCTTCTTCATAATTTAGACAGAAGAAGAGTAA from Rhinoderma darwinii isolate aRhiDar2 chromosome 3, aRhiDar2.hap1, whole genome shotgun sequence carries:
- the WIZ gene encoding protein Wiz isoform X1 — protein: MEDVPSTYLSAQDDVDNLPYPLPSIGKNEACAPMPCPGGVEIVLVGGGEANVGAYPEEGGVLTSYPRMGYRDENREGIRLTKPRDSDGINCGIMGRPDQDQHSSSKYTLPTPDHHRNLHHLGSHQPGTHTSTWGYSTSGAHEEGERESDGMASEDQYLQSGRYEWSSGLEDVEGHSQLMMIRSDPPSINMPSFRGALQLGRAHEAWQGGNYSEEDAHVEVEEDEEEEEGSVYTCIECNIYFKKKAHLLEHMFQHSQEGEAEGVQAVEGSHTCGECGKGFGDEESLESHRQLHQESRQKIIEEISKLENLVDEGRDARLQCPKCLFGTNSSKVFVQHAKTHVRKISGDTRGTPMSFRTSSEMLEGGETSETTNEVMWKSPDAEAAIEQGWRSDVPQPVVQGPSKMKRKILAGKDSGNSLPEKLGTEGEIGEPTKTIQLPDAAVKLKKKFREALQSGAGAEEDQSRQLRDQVAVVVLKNIGPKKRRPKGHQPWGYGKKLTAANKALLSRFERHLTRDEWGEDDDVPIDALLMDPKYASQLEALGLRSEERECPYCPDRFHNGIGLANHVRGHLNRVGVSYNVRHFISAEEVKAIEQNYSFQKKRKKVANFDPSTFSLMRCDFCGAGFDTRAGLSSHARAHLRDFGITNWELTVSPIHVLARLLARSPGRPLPPFPPWQQDTDTDALSDEDDGTPLDLGRPQISKPDQGRVEKMASDQSGEKTEESKGLGSTTCELCGACFETRRGLSSHARSHLRHLGVPESESSGAPIDLLNELAKQGKMPKDESLMGAKKVASPQPGTPKAQWGEEDGPLNLTVEGETSRENDCQFCGAWFETRKGLSSHARAHLRHLGVNDPDAKGAPIAALNSLIKSEEFKKRLSGHMPADDGLTKTSVDGTSKEPGTDLNQANSTKVKEASVFPKRVEGANKGNDDSSAEVSDDSPRSAPAESSLKLTDSMGPIETSTHFKCPSGSGNSTQIKIVEAGAPHVLSSDVGHHTKLVEAASSHGKPENVRLHGKMESANQPKASITGLGHPRPSQSHTPPTKKLKMSPSHFKPNMESYWSQKNASTPLNLSPSSEEVRCEFCGEFFENRKGLSSHARSHLRQMGVTEWHVNGSPIDTLREILATGNCPRSANRIGGPNSDKLLSHHPPSSPSGSHPFSGLSPTMQRKPPRLPTFTASEWPADLSPLNLSSRADPTRDIRCEFCNEFFENRKGLSSHARSHLRQMGVTEWHVNGSPIDTLREIIRKRRPAPLHQLSTIKKEPRGDDEPPSPSQRLSPLGIGSQGMARDLSVSPHGRPHNNFLSPMPAKRPVSHGPRQSDPRGFVNIEPKTCNQSKTYLQGDARPKTYIQDDGRPKTFLQSDGRPKTFLQSGDGRPKTFIHEGRPKGFLTGDHRPKQFVHGELKPKAYLQGDGRPKPYLPGDGKPKHFMHGDSKPKVYSPDGKPKAYIQTELPFKVKVKSSPEKNVTSLEACCELCGLFFENRKALASHARAHLRQFGVTEWCVNGSPIETLREWMKQRPQKAGAYLSYIQGGRPYTKKFKRALQSPKPGMTERESQAVVPGKALETERIVGAHGAANEKPSEVHGHKTERRHPKPAEIPPTRDETVSDHPSKTEEPRPPVRARPVPSLVPRPPQTSLVKFVGNIYTLKCRFCDIQFQGPLSIQEQWVRHLQHHILEMNFSKQSSPPHTPSSEEQQPEPAKAQ